The Bacteroidales bacterium sequence CGAAAGATTGTTTGACTGGCATTCTGCTTTATTTCCAACCGGGAGAAGTGGTATGTATAAGATTATTGTAGGCAACTGGAGAGATGATTCTACTGGTCAGATGCAAGTTGTTTCAGGAGCAATGGGAAAGGAAAAGATTCATTATCAGGCACCATATGCTACCGATATAGAAAAGGAAATGAATGTATTTATTGACTGGTTTAATATTGAAGATAAACTTGACCCGGTAATAAAAGCAGGAGTGACTCATTTTTGGTTTGTAACAATACACCCGTTTGAAGATGGTAATGGACGGATTGCTCGTGCAATTACAGATATGTTACTCACAAGGGCAGATGGTATTTCTCAAAGATTTTACAGTATGTCTGCTCAAATTAGATTGGAGCGAAAGGAATATTATAGTATTTTGGAAAAGTCTCAAAAAGGAACACTTGATATAACAGTTTGGTTGCAATGGTTTCTAAACTGTTTGATGAATTCATTAAAAACATCAGACCAAACACTTTCAAAAGTGCTTAATAAACACAAATTTTGGAATAAGTATGCAACAATAACTCTAAATAACAGGCAAATATTATTACTTAACAAATTATTAGATGATTTCAATGGGAAATTAACTTCTTCAAAGTGGGCAAAAATTGCTAAATGTTCAGCAGATACAGCACTTCGCGATATTCAGGATTTAATAAATAAACAAATATTACGAAAAGA is a genomic window containing:
- a CDS encoding Fic family protein; this translates as MKIYVYQQDNWPDFTWNNETLLVLLGKVRNLQGKLIGKMESLGFELRSEATLETLTLDVLKSTEIEGEILNPEQVRSSIARRLGMDISGLVFSDRNVDGVVDMTIDATQHYKNPLTVERLFDWHSALFPTGRSGMYKIIVGNWRDDSTGQMQVVSGAMGKEKIHYQAPYATDIEKEMNVFIDWFNIEDKLDPVIKAGVTHFWFVTIHPFEDGNGRIARAITDMLLTRADGISQRFYSMSAQIRLERKEYYSILEKSQKGTLDITVWLQWFLNCLMNSLKTSDQTLSKVLNKHKFWNKYATITLNNRQILLLNKLLDDFNGKLTSSKWAKIAKCSADTALRDIQDLINKQILRKEPAGGRSTNYELNEIT